A stretch of the Lactuca sativa cultivar Salinas chromosome 9, Lsat_Salinas_v11, whole genome shotgun sequence genome encodes the following:
- the LOC111905573 gene encoding protein SIEVE ELEMENT OCCLUSION B, translated as MESFSNFMKGIPPLTTEKKPLTPLTNPMQQQKQNQMVGPIHNPVQQQHTRSDGNSIFSASDDNVIMKQVVDTHLPDGTDVDVRPLLDIIQDILRHATINPDPLSSGPHTNGDKPNGKQHQTNAIVMLHSLSHIIDKLASEMAFKCLTVTDGHTTALALFHTVGNFHWDAKLVLTLAAFALNYGEFWLLAQIYSSNQLAKSMAILKQVPTIMEHTAPLKPRFEALKKLIHSILELTICIVQFKELPSTYITPDMPAMSSAINTIPTAVYWNIRGIVTCATQIAHLTSMGHEYGISSTEMQSWELSSLTSKIDHIHEFLRRQLENCNRVVGEKKEIEFRRSFNQLFETSHMDNMKILKILISPRDDIQPLFDGNTKTRVSLEVLRRRNVLLLISGLDMSREELSILEEIYNESRIHGSRTNALYEVVWMPIVDPSVNYTNEMDMKFEEMKEKMPWYSVSHPSIIDKVVIKCIGDRWHFRKRPILVVLDPQGKELSPNAIHMMWIWGSNAFPFTFMKEELLWRDETWRLELLVSGMDPTIDNWIREDKYIFLFGGDDIEWIRKFTTTARAMATAARIPLEMAYVGKSKKKESVRRAVATINVEKLSYSWQEPTLMWFFWTRLESMLYSKIQLKKADDQDPMMQQIKKLLSYDKDGSWALFCRGSKILTNGHGTTMMQTPSDFDLWKKDIGTKGFDLSFMEYHDKLHVAANNCCRFEFPVAAGRVPDGMRCPECHRVMEKHIAFLCCHDQEGLLELD; from the exons ATGGAGTCATTCTCGAACTTTATGAAGGGCATCCCACCACTTACTACCGAAAAGAAGCCCTTAACACCCCTCACAAACCCAATGCAACAACAAAAGCAAAACCAGATGGTGGGTCCCATACATAATCCTGTGCAGCAGCAGCACACCAGAAGTGATGGAAACTCGATCTTTAGTGCATCTGATGACAATGTGATAATGAAGCAAGTTGTCGATACTCATCTCCCTGATGGAACCGATGTTGATGTCAGACCTCTTCTTGATATCATACAAGACATCCTTCGACATGCTACCATCAATCCTGATCCCCTTTCATCG GGTCCACACACAAATGGAGATAAACCGAATGGTAAACAACATCAGACGAATGCTATTGTGATGCTCCATTCATTGTCTCATATAATCGACAAGCTCGCTAGCGAG ATGGCGTTCAAGTGCTTGACGGTTACAGATGGACACACTACAGCCCTTGCGTTATTCCACACTGTCGGAAACTTCCATTGGGATGCAAAACTGGTGCTAACTCTCGCAGCTTTTGCTCTCAACTATGGAGAATTCTGGCTTCTGGCTCAAATCTACTCATCGAATCAACTAGCAAAATCTATGGCAATCCTTAAACAAGTTCCAACAATCATGGAACATACGGCTCCATTGAAACCTCGATTTGAAGCTCTTAAGAAACTAATCCATTCCATTCTTGAATTGACAATATGTATTGTCCAATTCAAAGAGCTTCCATCTACGTACATAACTCCTGATATGCCAGCCATGTCATCAGCAATCAATACCATTCCGACAGCTGTCTACTGGAACATCAGAGGCATCGTCACTTGTGCTACACAGATTGCTCACTTGACTAGCATGGGACATGA GTATGGGATTTCATCAACAGAGATGCAATCATGGGAACTATCGTCATTGACTTCAAAGATTGATCACATACATGAGTTTCTCAGGCGACAGTTGGAGAATTGCAATCGTGTTGTTG GAGAAAAGAAAGAAATTGAATTCAGGAGGTCTTTCAATCAGCTGTTTGAAACAAGCCATATGGATAACATGAAAATCCTCAAAATCTTGATCAGTCCAAGGGATGATATACAACCACTCTTCGATGGCAATACAAAGACGAGG GTTAGTCTGGAAGTCCTGAGGAGGAGGAACGTGTTGTTGTTGATATCAGGGCTAGACATGTCTCGTGAGGAGCTTTCGATTCTTGAAGAAATTTACAACGAGTCCCGCATTCATGGATCAAGGACGAATGCTCTTTATGAAGTCGTGTGGATGCCCATTGTGGATCCCTCTGTGAACTACACCAATGAAATGGACATGAAATTCGAGGAGATGAAGGAGAAAATGCCATGGTATTCTGTATCCCACCCTTCAATAATAGACAAGGTGGTTATCAAGTGCATAGGAGACAGGTGGCACTTTAGGAAAAGGCCTATACTAGTTGTGTTGGACCCACAAGGAAAGGAGTTGAGCCCTAATGCAATCCACATGATGTGGATATGGGGCAGCAATGCCTTCCCTTTCACCTTCATGAAAGAGGAATTGTTATGGAGGGATGAGACTTGGAGGCTAGAGTTGCTCGTTAGTGGCATGGACCCCACCATAGATAATTGG ATAAGAGAAGACAAATACATATTCTTGTTTGGAGGTGATGATATCGAGTGGATACGCAAATTCACAACCACAGCTCGGGCAATGGCGACTGCTGCCCGAATCCCATTAGAGATGGCGTATGTTGGAAAAAGCAAGAAAAAGGAAAGTGTACGTAGGGCAGTTGCTACCATTAATGTGGAGAAGCTTAGCTACAGCTGGCAAGAACCAACCCTAATGTGGTTCTTCTGGACACGTTTAGAAAGCATGTTGTACTCCAAGATTCAATTAAAGAAGGCTGATGATCAAGACCCCATGATGCAACAGATCAAGAAACTTCTAAGCTATGACAAAGATGGATCATGGGCTTTGTTTTGTAGAGGGTCAAAGATTCTGACTAATGGACATGGAACCACTATGATGCAAACTCCATCTGACTTTGATTTGTGGAAGAAAGATATTGGAACAAAGGGGTTTGATTTGTCGTTTATGGAGTACCATGATAAGCTTCATGTTGCAGCGAATAATTGTTGTCGATTTGAGTTTCCAGTTGCAGCAGGTAGAGTCCCTGATGGGATGCGGTGCCCTGAGTGTCATCGTGTTATGGAGAAACACATTGCTTTTCTTTGTTGCCATGATCAAGAAGGCCTACTTGAACTCGATTGA